A DNA window from Brenneria izadpanahii contains the following coding sequences:
- the mepM gene encoding murein DD-endopeptidase MepM, translating to MQQIVRTIALAYNNLPRPHRVMLGSLTVMTLAVAVWRPFVYPPVSDAPVIVKDVALEANQLRALTPEASEPIDQPTPDDEIPQDELDDKTDEDGAVHEYVVSTGDTLGSILTQYGIDMADVTQLAEGNPALRNLKIGQQISWVLGDNGELQSLTWQMSRRETRFYERVGAEFKERIETLKGEWRNSVLTGRLNGSFVNSARNAGLTQGEIGAVVKALQWQLDFRKLRKDDTFAVLLSREILDGRSEQSELLGVRLNSGGKDYYAIRADDGKFYDKEGSGLTRGFMRFPTIKQFRISSNFNPRRINPVTGRVAPHKGVDFAMPVGSPVLAVGDGEVLIAKRSGAAGNYVAIRHGRQYTTRYMHLNRILVKPGQKVKRGDRIGLSGNTGRSTGPHLHYEFWINQQAVNPLTAQLPRSEGLSGKERRDYLAQVKEVVPQLQFD from the coding sequence GTGCAGCAGATAGTCCGAACTATCGCTCTGGCGTATAACAACCTGCCAAGACCCCACCGCGTGATGCTGGGGTCCCTTACCGTTATGACATTGGCCGTTGCAGTTTGGCGGCCTTTTGTTTATCCCCCCGTTAGCGATGCTCCCGTGATAGTGAAAGACGTTGCTCTGGAAGCCAACCAGTTGCGCGCGCTTACGCCGGAGGCCAGCGAACCTATCGATCAACCCACGCCTGATGATGAAATTCCGCAGGATGAATTGGACGATAAAACCGACGAAGATGGAGCGGTGCATGAATACGTCGTTTCAACCGGCGATACGCTGGGTAGCATTCTTACCCAGTATGGCATTGATATGGCGGATGTCACCCAGCTTGCCGAAGGAAACCCGGCGCTGCGCAATCTTAAGATCGGCCAGCAGATATCTTGGGTACTCGGGGATAACGGTGAGTTGCAGAGTTTGACCTGGCAAATGTCGCGTCGTGAAACCCGGTTTTATGAGCGCGTAGGCGCCGAATTTAAAGAGCGAATTGAAACTCTGAAAGGGGAATGGCGTAATAGCGTACTAACCGGCCGTCTGAACGGGAGTTTCGTCAACAGCGCCAGAAACGCCGGTTTAACCCAGGGGGAAATCGGCGCGGTGGTTAAGGCGTTGCAATGGCAACTGGATTTCCGCAAGCTGCGCAAGGATGATACTTTCGCCGTGCTGTTATCCCGCGAAATCCTGGATGGCCGTAGCGAGCAGAGTGAACTGCTGGGGGTTCGTCTGAATAGCGGCGGTAAAGATTATTATGCCATCCGCGCCGATGACGGCAAATTCTACGACAAAGAAGGTTCCGGCCTAACCCGTGGATTCATGCGTTTCCCTACCATTAAACAGTTCCGTATTTCCTCGAATTTTAACCCGCGCCGTATTAATCCCGTTACCGGGCGTGTCGCGCCGCATAAAGGCGTCGATTTTGCCATGCCGGTCGGTTCTCCTGTGTTGGCCGTCGGCGATGGGGAAGTGCTTATCGCCAAGCGCAGCGGTGCGGCGGGCAACTATGTCGCGATACGGCATGGTAGACAGTACACCACGCGATATATGCACCTGAATCGTATCTTGGTGAAGCCTGGTCAAAAAGTTAAGCGCGGCGATCGCATCGGTTTGTCCGGAAACACCGGGCGCTCGACCGGTCCGCACCTGCACTATGAGTTCTGGATAAACCAGCAGGCGGTTAATCCATTAACGGCTCAGTTGCCTCGCTCCGAAGGTTTGAGCGGCAAAGAACGCCGCGATTATCTGGCGCAGGTGAAAGAAGTTGTACCCCAGCTTCAATTTGATTAG
- the lpxM gene encoding lauroyl-Kdo(2)-lipid IV(A) myristoyltransferase (LpxM is lauroyl-Kdo(2)-lipid IV(A) myristoyltransferase, an enzyme characterized in Escherichia coli and involved in biosynthesis of the form of lipid A found in that species and some closely related species.) codes for MEKEKKTSAEFVPQFQRAFYHPRYWGTWLGIGVIAVVAYIPARLRNPLLGGLGRLVGRFAKGARRRARINLLYCLPELTEEQRETIIDNMFATAPQAMIMMVDVGIRDPKKVEKHVRWHGDEILHQLKERGRNIIFLVPHGWAVDIPAMLISSRGQNIAAMFHNQKNELVDYWWNRLRRRFGGRIHARNDGIKPFISSIRQGYWGYYLPDQDHGAEHSEFVDFFATYKATLPAIGRLMKVCRADVVPLFPVYDAKTCCLDVFIRPPMDDLADADDKRIARRMNEEVEILVRPNPEQYTWILKLLKTRKPGEIEPYCRDDLYRD; via the coding sequence ATGGAAAAAGAGAAAAAAACGAGCGCTGAGTTTGTCCCTCAGTTCCAACGTGCCTTTTATCACCCTCGATACTGGGGAACCTGGCTGGGCATCGGGGTAATAGCCGTTGTTGCATATATTCCGGCTCGTTTAAGAAATCCGCTGCTGGGGGGATTAGGACGTCTGGTTGGCCGATTTGCCAAGGGAGCCCGCCGCCGCGCGCGCATTAACTTACTGTACTGCCTGCCTGAGCTAACCGAGGAGCAGCGTGAAACCATCATCGATAATATGTTCGCTACGGCTCCGCAAGCGATGATTATGATGGTGGACGTGGGCATTCGCGATCCTAAAAAAGTAGAGAAACATGTTCGCTGGCATGGCGACGAGATCCTGCACCAATTAAAGGAGCGGGGGCGGAATATCATCTTCCTGGTGCCGCATGGCTGGGCTGTTGATATTCCCGCCATGTTGATAAGTTCGCGTGGGCAAAATATAGCCGCCATGTTCCATAACCAGAAAAACGAATTAGTGGATTATTGGTGGAATAGGCTACGCCGCCGTTTCGGCGGACGGATTCATGCGCGTAATGACGGCATAAAGCCGTTTATCAGTTCCATTCGGCAGGGATACTGGGGATATTATCTTCCCGATCAGGATCATGGCGCGGAACACAGTGAATTCGTCGATTTTTTCGCTACCTATAAGGCGACGTTGCCGGCTATCGGCCGTTTGATGAAAGTTTGCCGCGCGGATGTTGTTCCGTTGTTCCCGGTATACGATGCGAAAACCTGCTGTCTTGATGTTTTCATCCGTCCGCCGATGGATGATCTGGCCGACGCCGATGATAAGCGCATTGCGCGCCGCATGAATGAGGAAGTCGAAATTCTGGTCAGACCGAACCCGGAGCAATACACCTGGATCCTTAAGCTGTTGAAAACCCGCAAGCCGGGAGAGATCGAACCCTATTGCCGGGACGATCTATACCGCGATTAA
- the znuA gene encoding zinc ABC transporter substrate-binding protein ZnuA, which yields MQKHIQQNKWLKSVFVASALMASGASINAASAEVVTSIRPLGFIASAITEGITPTEVLLPNGASPHDYALRPSDVQRLQSAELIIWVGPEMEAFLTKPLSQIAPAKQITLAELPAIKAELIKEAEHHHDHDDNDHDEHHNDSHDNEHHHDGEHSDEHSHAAVSEPEEEGDGHHHGEYNMHIWLSPEMSKQAAIAIHAKLLELMPQNKDKLDANLLYFTDKIAQTDKKIANMLAPVRNKGYFVFHDAYGYFEQRYGLSPLGYFTINPAIQPGAQRLHQIRTQLVEHKAVCVFAEPQFRPAVINAVAKGTDVRLGVLDPLGSDIALGQDSYVNFLSQLSSQYLSCLEEKS from the coding sequence ATGCAAAAGCATATTCAACAAAATAAATGGTTAAAAAGTGTGTTTGTTGCCAGCGCACTGATGGCTTCCGGTGCGTCGATTAACGCCGCCTCCGCCGAAGTAGTAACGTCTATCCGTCCGCTGGGTTTTATCGCTTCAGCGATAACGGAAGGGATTACGCCGACGGAAGTTCTATTACCCAACGGGGCTTCGCCCCATGATTATGCCTTGCGTCCGTCTGATGTCCAGCGTTTACAGTCAGCCGAACTGATCATTTGGGTCGGGCCGGAAATGGAAGCCTTTTTAACGAAACCATTGTCGCAGATTGCACCGGCAAAACAAATCACGTTAGCGGAATTACCGGCAATAAAAGCGGAATTGATAAAAGAAGCTGAACATCATCACGATCATGACGATAACGATCATGATGAGCATCATAATGATTCCCACGATAACGAACATCATCATGACGGCGAACATTCGGATGAGCACAGCCATGCAGCGGTTTCAGAACCAGAAGAAGAGGGCGATGGACACCATCACGGCGAGTACAATATGCACATTTGGCTGTCTCCTGAGATGTCAAAACAGGCTGCAATTGCTATTCATGCAAAATTATTGGAACTTATGCCTCAAAATAAAGACAAACTAGACGCGAATCTGCTTTATTTTACAGATAAAATCGCGCAGACAGACAAAAAAATTGCTAACATGCTAGCGCCTGTGCGGAATAAGGGTTATTTCGTCTTTCATGATGCCTACGGTTACTTTGAGCAGCGCTATGGTTTAAGTCCGTTAGGCTACTTTACGATTAACCCGGCGATTCAACCCGGAGCACAGCGCTTACACCAGATTCGAACACAGTTGGTTGAGCATAAAGCCGTATGCGTTTTTGCTGAGCCACAATTCAGGCCAGCCGTTATTAACGCTGTCGCCAAAGGAACTGACGTGCGCTTGGGCGTGCTGGATCCGTTGGGAAGCGATATCGCACTGGGTCAGGACAGTTATGTGAACTTCTTATCACAACTGTCGAGTCAGTATCTGAGCTGCCTGGAGGAAAAATCATGA
- a CDS encoding MurR/RpiR family transcriptional regulator, with product MNMLEKIQSYLELLSKSERKVAEVILSAPQTAIHSSIATLAKMSEVSEPTVNRFCRRLETKGFPDFKLHLAQSLANGTPYVNRNVEEDDSVDSYTSKIFESTMAGLEHVKSCLDISAINRAVDLLTQAKKISFFGFGASAAVAHDAMNKFFRFNIPVVYFDDIVMQRMSCMNSSEGDVVVLISHTGRTKSLVEMARLARKNDATVIAITSDGTPLARESTLMLRVDVPEDTDIYMPMVSRIAQLTLIDVLATGFTLRRGAKFRDNLKRVKEALRESRFDKEEQFTKTFN from the coding sequence ATGAACATGCTGGAAAAAATTCAGAGTTACCTGGAACTACTGAGCAAATCGGAAAGAAAAGTCGCCGAAGTCATCCTGAGCGCACCGCAAACGGCCATTCACTCAAGCATTGCGACTCTGGCGAAAATGTCCGAGGTCAGCGAGCCTACCGTTAATCGCTTCTGCCGCCGTCTTGAAACCAAAGGTTTTCCTGATTTCAAACTGCATCTGGCGCAAAGCCTGGCGAATGGCACGCCTTATGTGAATCGCAACGTTGAAGAAGATGATAGCGTTGATTCATATACTAGCAAAATCTTTGAATCTACGATGGCGGGACTGGAACACGTAAAATCCTGTCTTGATATTAGCGCCATTAACCGGGCGGTGGATTTGCTCACCCAGGCGAAAAAAATCTCTTTCTTTGGCTTTGGCGCATCGGCGGCCGTAGCCCATGACGCCATGAACAAATTCTTTCGCTTCAATATCCCGGTGGTTTACTTTGACGACATAGTCATGCAGCGCATGAGCTGCATGAATTCGAGCGAAGGGGACGTTGTCGTGCTCATTTCGCACACCGGAAGAACGAAAAGCCTGGTTGAAATGGCTCGCCTGGCGCGTAAGAATGATGCGACAGTGATCGCAATCACTTCCGACGGCACGCCGCTTGCTCGTGAATCCACATTGATGCTGCGGGTTGATGTACCCGAAGATACGGACATTTATATGCCGATGGTATCCCGTATCGCGCAGCTTACGTTGATTGACGTGCTGGCGACAGGCTTCACATTGCGGCGTGGAGCAAAATTCAGAGATAACTTGAAGCGAGTCAAAGAAGCATTACGGGAATCGCGTTTTGATAAAGAGGAACAATTTACCAAAACCTTCAATTAG
- the pyk gene encoding pyruvate kinase, whose product MSRRLRRTKIVTTLGPATDRDNNLEKIIAAGANVVRLNFSHGTAEDHQLRANKVREIAAKLGRHVAILGDLQGPKIRVSTFKEGKIFLNIGDKFLLDANLSKGEGDKEKVGIDYKGLPADVVPGDILLLDDGRVQLKVLQVEGMKVYTEVTVGGPLSNNKGINKLGGGLSAEALTEKDKEDIITAAKIGVDYLAVSFPRTGEDLNYARRLARDAGCHAKIVSKVERAEAVSSDEAMDDIILASDVVMVARGDLGVEIGDPELVGIQKKLIRRARKLNRAVITATQMMESMITNPMPTRAEVMDVANAVLDGTDAVMLSAETAAGQYPAETVAAMAKVCLGAEKIPSINVSKHRLDVQFDNIEESIAMSAMYAANHLKGVTALIAMTESGRTALMMSRISSGLPIFAMSRHEHTLNLTALYRGVTPVHFDSYTDGVAAANDAVIRLRDKGFLASGDLVIVTQGDVMGTVGTTNTTRILRVE is encoded by the coding sequence ATGTCCAGACGGCTCAGAAGAACCAAAATCGTCACTACCTTGGGGCCAGCTACGGACCGCGACAATAATCTGGAAAAGATTATTGCTGCAGGCGCTAACGTAGTACGCCTGAATTTTTCTCATGGCACAGCAGAAGATCATCAGTTACGAGCCAATAAAGTTCGTGAAATTGCCGCTAAATTAGGCCGCCACGTTGCTATTCTTGGTGATTTACAGGGTCCGAAAATTCGAGTTTCCACCTTCAAGGAAGGTAAAATTTTTCTCAATATCGGCGATAAATTCCTGTTGGACGCCAATCTGTCCAAAGGCGAAGGCGATAAAGAAAAAGTTGGTATTGATTACAAAGGTCTTCCAGCCGACGTCGTCCCAGGCGACATTCTGCTGCTGGACGACGGCCGAGTGCAGTTGAAAGTCCTGCAGGTTGAAGGGATGAAGGTTTACACCGAAGTTACCGTGGGTGGTCCTCTGTCTAACAACAAAGGGATCAACAAGCTCGGCGGCGGTCTTTCCGCCGAAGCGCTAACCGAAAAAGATAAAGAAGACATTATTACCGCCGCAAAGATCGGCGTGGATTATCTGGCGGTCTCTTTTCCCCGCACCGGCGAGGATCTGAATTACGCGCGCCGTCTTGCGCGCGACGCCGGCTGCCACGCCAAAATCGTGTCCAAAGTGGAACGTGCCGAGGCGGTTTCCTCCGATGAGGCCATGGACGACATTATTCTGGCTTCCGACGTTGTTATGGTCGCCCGCGGTGATTTAGGGGTTGAAATCGGCGATCCCGAACTGGTTGGCATCCAGAAAAAGCTGATCCGCCGCGCCCGTAAGCTCAACCGTGCGGTAATTACGGCAACACAAATGATGGAGTCCATGATCACGAACCCGATGCCGACACGCGCAGAGGTGATGGACGTGGCCAACGCGGTGTTGGATGGTACCGACGCCGTTATGCTCTCAGCCGAAACCGCCGCCGGACAGTACCCGGCCGAAACGGTGGCCGCAATGGCGAAGGTGTGTCTTGGCGCAGAAAAAATCCCCAGCATCAATGTATCCAAACACCGTCTTGATGTGCAGTTCGATAACATTGAGGAGTCCATTGCGATGTCTGCAATGTACGCCGCCAACCACCTGAAAGGGGTAACCGCGCTGATCGCCATGACGGAATCAGGACGCACCGCGCTGATGATGTCCCGCATCAGTTCCGGACTGCCGATTTTTGCCATGTCGCGCCATGAGCACACGCTGAATCTGACCGCGCTTTATCGCGGCGTGACTCCCGTGCATTTTGACAGCTATACCGATGGCGTCGCCGCGGCTAATGATGCCGTAATCCGGCTGCGTGATAAGGGATTCCTGGCGTCCGGGGATCTGGTGATTGTGACCCAGGGCGATGTAATGGGTACGGTAGGCACCACCAATACCACGCGTATCCTTCGGGTGGAGTAG